The following proteins are co-located in the Legionella busanensis genome:
- the lgt gene encoding prolipoprotein diacylglyceryl transferase, with amino-acid sequence MLTYPAIDPVAFSIGPLKVHWYGLMYLFGITAAWGLAHWRAKRYHLNWTSEQISDLIFYAALGVILGGRLGYMLFYNTHQFISNPLIFFKLWEGGMAFHGGLLGVVVALTLYSRKIKKSFLEIGDFVAPLVPLGLAAGRLGNFINGELWGRVTDVPWAMIFPHSDGLPRHPSQLYEFGLEGIGLFILVWWYAAKPRPQGCVSAIFLIGYACSRLIIEFFREPDAQVGFIAFNWLTMGQLLSIPMLAAGFWLWWNRRCKHI; translated from the coding sequence ATGCTCACTTATCCTGCTATTGATCCAGTTGCATTTTCTATTGGACCGTTAAAAGTACATTGGTATGGCTTAATGTATTTATTTGGCATTACAGCGGCCTGGGGTTTAGCTCATTGGCGTGCTAAACGTTATCACTTAAATTGGACAAGTGAGCAAATCAGCGATCTAATTTTTTATGCTGCTCTAGGGGTTATTTTAGGCGGTAGATTAGGATACATGCTATTTTATAATACCCACCAATTCATTAGTAATCCCCTTATATTTTTTAAATTATGGGAAGGTGGGATGGCATTTCATGGTGGATTGTTAGGCGTTGTTGTAGCTCTAACTTTGTATTCACGTAAAATAAAGAAGTCATTTTTAGAAATTGGTGATTTTGTAGCACCTTTGGTACCTTTAGGACTTGCTGCTGGCCGATTAGGAAATTTTATTAATGGTGAGTTATGGGGACGGGTAACTGACGTACCTTGGGCTATGATTTTTCCACATTCAGATGGCTTACCTCGTCACCCTTCTCAACTTTATGAATTTGGGCTAGAAGGAATTGGACTATTTATTTTAGTTTGGTGGTATGCTGCAAAACCGAGGCCTCAAGGCTGCGTATCTGCTATTTTTTTAATTGGGTATGCTTGCAGTCGCTTAATTATTGAGTTTTTCCGAGAACCGGATGCTCAAGTCGGGTTTATTGCGTTTAATTGGTTAACCATGGGACAGTTATTATCCATTCCTATGCTTGCTGCAGGATTTTGGTTATGGTGGAATAGACGATGCAAACATATTTAG